In Miscanthus floridulus cultivar M001 chromosome 8, ASM1932011v1, whole genome shotgun sequence, the sequence ATGTTGTGAATTAGTAGATTTTAATTGGTTGCTTGCATGGTTTACATTATATTTTGTCCTGCGATGGTATATGAATTGCGGTGACACGGGCAATTTTGCTGCCACATTGTGCTTGTATAGGTCTATCGGACGATGTCTGTTGGTAAATGGGTCTTTAGGGGCTGATTGGTTGGCCTCCAGGGAACCTTCCTTGGTAGGAGCTGCAACCCCAGGCATCCGATTTCGACTGCCTGGGGTCAGGATCACTGCCTGGTCAGCTGGTTGCCTGGGAAGCTTCCGAACAAACACACCCAATAACTAACTCTTGTCTAAATCTTTTCCTTGTGTAAATGGCAGTGCCTTGTGGAATTAAAGTACTTGGTAAAATAGTTACGCCCTATTGCTGCCATTTTGGGGAAAACATGTTACTTGTTAATTGTTACTGGCAACTGTTGTTTAAAAATAGTGTTCTTGCTTATCACATACTTGATTCAGAGTGACTCATTATAGATCTGTCAAGTAATCTTTAAACTGAAAAATAGTGTTCTTGCTTATCACACAACTGCTTGCTTCAGATTCATCATTTTGTGTATATGTTATTTCTTAGGTGAGACTGTTTGCGTTAAACTGAAAAGTTAGGAGAATGTGCATGTTATTTTTTAAGCCCTGCTGAGTTATGACTTGAACTGTGAGGAACATGCTACAGATCACCTTCACAAGTTGGCTGACCCTAGTCAAACTTTCTTGAAGAAAATTGTTGTGTTCATATGTCCTATGTTGTATTTGTTTATTTACATATGATATTGTGTGTAACACTGAATTGCTTATCGGGTGAAATGGTGTGGTTGTGTCAACATTCTGTCAAGCAAACATTTATGTTCAGATGTTGGCACTGAAGCCAAATAAGATAAGTTGATTTCCCCACTTTTCCCTGTTGATCAAATATACTATTGTCATGTTAGTTCCATCAGAATCATTTCCTAGGCCTTCTGCTTTTGTTAGAGGTTAAAGTTTCAATTGGTTGGTTACCACCGTATGTGTTAGCTTGTCTTTTATGTGTGCTTGGACTATTTATTTGGTTGTTTCCATGGCATAATATTCTCCATAATTCATCATTTGCTTCACATGATCTGCTAATTTCCCTGTCGGAACAGATCCAAAGAGTCACTGGAATTCATCTGCTGTGAATTTTTCCGCCTAATATATTGTTCCCATATCTCCAGATCCCCCACTTGAGGCCTGCTGAGTACAAAAGGTCTAGGTTGTCTAGGAACCGCAGGACTGTGAACCGTCCTTATGGTGGAGTACTCTCTGGAATTGCTGTTAGGGAGAGGTGAGTAAATAGAGGTGGATATATTGAGCCCAGGATCTGTCATCTTGGTAGTCTTATGAGTTACAACTACTCTATGCAGAATCATCCGTGCTTTCTTGGTTGAGGAGCAGAAGATTGTCAAGAAGGTCCTGAAAATACAGAAAACCAAGGACAAGACAGCTGCAAAGTAGAGCTCCAGGAATGGAAGCCTAGCACTGTTTTGTACACTGCGATAAGTaattttggtggatggaaaatcgAGTTGCCTTGTTGAGCATTTAGCATGTGAGACATACCTGTTGAAGTGTTGAGTTTAGAGAGTCTGGACACTGGAATCCCGTTCGCCTTTGAATTGTTGGAATATCGGGACATCTGTTCCCCTAGTTGCTTTGTTATGAATTCAGACCATATCTGGGTAAGATCAGCTTTGTCGAATACCTTCTGGTTTGTAGCATCTTTTTCCGTCCATGTTGCTCGTTGTTGCTCTTCATTTCCATTCTATTTCTTACACAACCAATGAGCCTCGGTTTATTGCTAGTATCAACAAAATTTGTAACCACCATTTGATTGTTCGATCAACTATGAACTGCCCAAACCATTTTCTTTCTTTCCTGATGTTTATACACGATGGAATATCTATGCAAAGATCACTATAAGGCATCGCGAAGGtgtattatttattttgttgatTTGTCGATATATCATAGTCATAAGTACTCAAACAGGCTCTACATTTTCACACTGAAAGTGCAATATAATCCAGGCTGTGTCCATGGCACCCCTAGCCAAAACTGAATATAACTGAACTAGTTCATCACGCCCGCCTTCGCGCACGCCGGCAACGTAGGAAAGGAGATAAAGGGGATTTTTGGCACCCGATTTACTGCATAGATTGAATGGAAAGCGGAGAAATCCAACCATCCGTCACCGGAGCCGGCAAGGGAAGGGGAGGGAAGCAAGAGAGAGAGCGCACCTTTACGTGACAGCCGTAGTGGTGCCGGAAGATCCGAGCCCACTGTGGGGTGCGGCTGGGGGCCGCGGCCACGTCAGTGCGCCGTCGTGCCAGGGGGCAACCACCGCCCGTGCGCCGTCGGACCCTCCGCGTCGCTGGGCGTCACGCATCTTGGGGAGAGGGAGgccgcaccaccgcgccgcccATGCTGGGACTCGTGCGTGCctgaaggagagggagagagagagagaggaagagatgaAGACCGCCACCTAGGGTTTCCTCGGAGCAAACGGGGCCGCGGTCTTCGGGAGAGAGTAAGGGAGAGGACGCGAGGGTGGGGGAGGGAGCGGCGGAGGTGCCGGAGCGCTGCCTCTGGCCAGCCGCATGCGGCGTGGGGAGCCGGCTGCTCCGTCGGCCGCCGCATcgggagggaaggagagagagagagagagaggaaggggagggagaaacGGAGATGAGAGGCAGAAGAggaatggagggagggagggagggaggaggaggaggaggaggaggagcacggctgctgccgccgccgccaagcgCCGCTCGTGGCTAGCACCGTTGCCCCCGTTCGCGTGGGGATGGAGAGCGAGAGACCgatggggggagagagagagagagagaggagggagcagACGAATCTGGAAGAAGAAGCGGGAGTCGTAGTATATATTTGGTTCTCCGGGTTCTGAACGAAAAGCGAGAGAAGCAGAGGATAAGGGGGGGGAAGCACCAGAATCGGTTGCCATCGAGAATCCGCTTCGAGCGATCTGGGCCGTCGAACGCGAGATCGGACGGCCAGGGGAATTCAGGGCGACATGGCCACCCTGAGAGGCGACCAAACCAAACCGCTTTGATATATAGAAATAAAATTGTCTCTGCGGCTAACAGAACATTTTCGTAGAGTATGTAACGTAAGGCCACCGTAGACGATGATAGATATTGTACGTTGATGTAATATTGAAACTTGCAGCATTTTCGCACTGAAAGTGCAATATTTATCTTTTGATGACACTGAAGAACTCAATAGTGTATGTACAACACAATATTTCCTTCTCTCTGTTAGCTTTGCTGTTAACAATGCCTATATAGCTCATGGTATGTACATGGCACTCCTACAATGCCTATATGCCTATAAAACTGAACAAAAATATATGTCTCTGCAGCTAACAGAAATGCTAACAGATGAAGGAAACTGACACACTCATCACAGCAACTGTAGACTGTACATGTACTGTAACCTATGAGATAGTACCTCTCACTCTCCGTAGTGCAATGCAATTTGCTAACTAGTGTGGCAGCTCAGTCTGGACAGCAGCTGGGCTAGTCAGGAAGGACTCCCAGGGTATGTTGCATCTCCACTCTGAAGAATCTGCACCCAGATCAAACGGGAAGTTGATCCTCCCCGCAGTTTCCCCCCAGTCACTGCTGTAGGTGCTGAAGCCATTGCTAGGCTTCCTGGTGGAAAAGTCCTGACTCCTGTCACCGATGCCGCCATTGACATCGGCAGAAGAATCGACGACGAATCCACTGAGGTGATGATCAGGATGCGCGCCGAAGAAGATTGGCCCCGCAGCCGCAGCCTTCTGCGGTGCCGCATGCACTTCGAAAGGGAAGGTGATTGGGAAGTTCTGGGGTTCCTCGGATGGGCTGCTGTTGAAGTTGATGAGCTTGCATGAGGAGCCGTCCAGAGATGGGTTGTTACCCTTGTGCTGCTGCTGGCCATGCAAGCCATGTCTGCTGGTGAACtgagctgcaggtgcaggcggtGCAACTTGCAGTGAGCTCTCAAGAGCAAACTCTGAAGCTTGCACTGACTGCAACGCGGTGAACATGTCTGCCTCTGTTGCCCCAGGCAGTGGAGTCCCCCAGGTATGCGACAGCGCTCGTTGCGCCATGGAACTGGTTTTCTTGAAGATCCTACAGATAGTCCAGGAGTCCTGTTGTTTGTGGCACAGAAAAGGACTTCATTCAGAACTTGCCAAAACAACATTAGAATTTAGCTCCTGAACTGAACAGGCACAATATGGATTGCCAATACTTACATTGAGTGGAATGGTCTTGTCGATCGGACGCTTGGGGAGCGAGGGATCGGTGAGCGAAGGGAGCCTAAATTCATGCATCATCCAGTCAGTTTTCATCCCTCTTGCTGCTCTCCCTTTGTAGAACACGAGGGACTTCTTCAGGCCTATGCACTTGGTGCCCTCAGAGGAGTAGATGGGCCTGTCTGTCCCTGTGGCCTTCCAGAAACCGGCTGCTGTGACTCTGTTTGGCCTTACACTGTTGCGGTATTTCCGATCCCTCGGGCAGTAGAAGTACCACTCCTTCTCACCGGTGCTCGCAAGCTCTGTTGATGAACAAAGAACAATGAAAATTGTTTATATTTCATAGAACTCCAAGACATTCATCATCCACAAAAAGGTCTACGTAGTAGAAGTTCTGAAGAAAGATGGCATCTTCTTACTTGGGAGATCCCATGGGTCAAACTTGTAGATGTCCAGCTGCCTGATAAGCTCAATGGAGATAGGCTTTTGCTGGATCTTCCTCTTGAGGTAGAAACTAACCAGCTCTTCATCGGTGGGATGAAACCGGAAACCCGGCATGAGGATCTCATCTGACTTCTCCATGTTGATGTCATTCGTCCTCTCCTCCATATCTTACAAACTACTAAAGCGATGAAGCTTGAAGCCTTGCTTGCTTGCTGGTTACAAACTTACAAATTCTGCTGTGTACTACTTGTATGTGTAATATCTTGTGAATGGCTTTCAGGGATGAAGCTGCTGAGGTGAAGACAAGAGCCAAGAGCTGTATACTATTGCAGTTGCAAATCTATTACACACCATGTGTATATATACCAAGGCCAGAGCTGCTTGAAATGACTAGATGAGGCCCACCGCTCTGAAGATTAAACAATTGTATCTACTTCCTTCTCTATTTGAAGCTGTCATGGTAATATTTTAATGGCGGATTCGTGACTCAATAAAGAAAATCTAGGAGAAATAAGACTGCCCCAGTCCCTTTCGGTTCACACTTTAGAATACCCGAGTACGGCAGTCAAAACAATCCTTAAACTAAGCAACTTCATCTACCAGTTTGAGCCTCCCCAGGTAAACAAAACAACTGAAAATACACCGTAGTTTTTTTTGTTGGCATTCAAATTTTCAACGGGGCCAGGAAGGAGATGGAACTATTCTCAAGTAGTACTTTTATCTGCATGAACTTCAAGATTTATTCCTCCAGTATCTGGATCCAAAAATCCCTTCCCATGTAGCCTATGCATTAGTTTTATCAGTTTGTGCTTTGGGATTCTAAAATAATTTGTGGCCACTAAATGCATTTTGAATTGAATTTGACATAATCCTaacccagagagagagagagagagagagagagagggggagagagttCCATACAATCATACTGCTACTTAGTTTCTCTTGAGAAATTGTTTTCTGTTACCTACAGACAGTGACGGCCTGACCTGTGTAACTTTCTCCATATGTTTATTGACTAGCTAGCGTGTGTGCCACTGCGAAGTACGCTGGAAGGGAGAAGATTCTTATTCTAAGCACAGATTGTTGCACTAAATTTTATTGAAGGTGAGTTGCCACGGTGGAAATCTGGTCCAATTTGCTCCAAAACAGTCAGCTTGCTTAACCGCATCTTCCACATGGCTGCTCATTCCATAGTCCATAAGGTTCCGTTTTTAAAAATACTGCTACAGGTACAGGAGGACTTTTGAGCATGCTAGCATGTTAACTGGATAGCTGTGCTGAATAGGAGGTGAGCCAATCCTGATCCTGTAGTTCACACAATGTAAACACCGACTGTCTTTCGAATTTTATCCGGTGcaaaatttgcttctaaaaaATGCAGAAAAAGTACATAAACCCTTGCAATTTAACATTTAGACTGCCATCTCGCCTGTTTAAATGGCTGCCTTGCTTGAATAATAGCTAAGGGCTTGTTCGGTTCCTCTGGATTAGACCCAGGAACCATTACAATTTGTCAAAGATTATACAAATTTGTGAACCATTCCAACCGGGAATCATTCCAAGGACTCAAGAGGAACCAAACGAGCCCAAAATAGTAGGGAGACGACTATTTAACATTTACCGTCTAGGAAGGAAACAACCGAAAACAACATGTGTAAACTTATTCAAATACTGAAGTGAAAACTTTAATTAGTACTCCCTGCGTTTCATTTTATGTGACACAAGTTAGAATGACACGGTCTAGAATACACTTTGACCATTCAtttgctttatattatattatttatgcttataaATTTATAATCATTGGATAGTATAACTCTTTACAAATTTAATCATATAAAATTTGTATTATAGTAGTTAAAAATTATTAGCCTAATTATTGGTTAAAatttttaaagtttaaatcttgaTATGCGTGTGCGCCTGATAAAATGGAATGGGGGTAGTAGTAGATACCCTGCACGGTTTGTCTTTATGTTAGCTAGCAAAACCACACAAACAAGAGCATCCAAGATCGATCAAAGGCTTTTAAATCACAATAGACAATGACGCGAAAATTCTGCACGCGGTGGGAGTTCTTGCCTCCTCCAATCGCTGAAAAACAGGGTTTCGCCCGTGCGCGTGGGCGAGTCAAATACCCGCCAAAAGTTTTGTTCCATTCTCGTGTCCCCACAATTCCCGGCAACACCATTAATCGCCTTGCTTTGGGAGGGCAAACTCCATCTCGATTTGGAGCGCGTGATGTTTCCTTCCATGTCCTCGGATTGCAGGCCTGGAACCCCAAAATGTCAGAGCAGATTCGGGTCAACGTCAAACCCTTCAAACTCAAGCGAGCTTCCAAATCCTGTCCTTGGGTTGCTGCTTCTTGCATTGGAACATATGTCCATGCATGTTGCCCGTGTTGGTGTTGACAAGAGCAGATACGGTGTTTGTTTGCATGCTGAAGGTCTATGGCAACAGAGAGTGAGCTATGTATGAACTGTTTCCAAGATTCGATTGGGTTTGTTTAACGCCGCACTGCATTTTCAAAATCTTTTTTGTTTCACCGTGGAGTATtctcttttttttaatatatttttagTCCACATACACATTGTACCTTTCTGCCTATATATTATTTTAAAATAAATCTAGTAGAAGAGCTGCGGATTATATTGAAAACAAAAAATACAGTAGAATACAACAAAATCAGATTCCCAGGAAATATGAGCTTGTAGCATCCCAGTCGGTGTTCCGTACTGCAAACAGAATTTCGTTAACCTCATTTGTTTCTTACAAAGCAAGAGTCGTACTACAAACAGCATTTCGTTAATCTCATTTCTTTCTTACAAAGCAAGAGTCGGCACGAGGAGCACATGTGCTGCTATAATACTTTTACAGCAACAATTCATAGTGCTCTAAATTTTGAGTCAATCGAGCTACATCAAGAAACAAGAATGAATGTATATAGGAACATCGTAACCAAAGCATTGCTTTAGAATGATTCGTTAAGTGTATTCAAACTTTTAATATTGAAATTCTTTCTAGTTGTTCACAAAATACATTTTTAACGCAATGAAAGGACCTCTGCCATTCAATTAAGAGAAAAGCAAATAAAGTTAATTATATGAGTGTTAAAAAGGCACATAACAGGCTCCCCAACTTGCCGGAACACAAGAGACACGGAGAGCCCAAGAGCCAAAAGAAGCAGAAAAGAGCGCCTTTACAAGGCCCGAGCAAATGCCTTCCTTCTCAACACTAAACCATCTCAGACTTTAGTAGCAACATGTTACGCCGTTAATTTGTCGCTCATTGTTGAAGGTCGCTCTATTTCGTTCTTTCTAGATGTTCCACCAAATGTATATTACTGCTCCGCTCAAAGTGCATTTTTAGTCTTTAGGTATGGTTCTCGTCGTAGCTTCCCAGAATTTATTGTGCAGGCAGTGATGGGCAAAATGAGATCCTGTCTCATTTGTCCATTGCAAAGAACACAATTAACTTGATGCGGCCATTCGTGAAATACTAATACTACTAAAAAAATACTTATAAatacctactccctccgtccaagaaaaaaatgcaattctcgcTTCCCAAGAATTCAATCAGTTTGAACTTtaaccaaaattatataaaaaatactaacattcctgattcaaaattagtatcattagattagtcatggaatatattttcataataaatttatttagagacataaatattaatactatttgctataaacttgatcaaacttgagcTACTTTGACCTACACGGAtctcataattgcattcttttctggaCGAAGGGAGTATTATATTTATACAATTGGACTCCACTTACTGAACTTGAGAACTTGCAAAATCTAAATTGTAAACTTTATGAAATCAATCCAATTGTAATTTACCTTGGTCATCTGTGAGGAATGACGGTATATACATAGGAATCATCTAAATTTCTACGTTTCCTGGTAAAATTGTCTACTCACATTTAATACAAGAAAAGTGATCGATATATTATAGCAAAGAGCAGGTTAATAGATGCTCTAGACAAGAAAGATTGGAAGGGATTACCCCCTCAAATCATGTGGGGAAGGGATCACCCGAAGAAGCCAGAGATCATCTCTAGATCCTAGTCTCCAGCGCAGAAAGCAGTCGCTGTCACCTGTCATACACTGAACATTGTTTACACTTTCCATCTTTATCCATGCACACGATGACACAAAAGACAGGAGTTTCCGTTCCAATTCTTCCAAAGCCACGACCATggcacttctaaccgttacagcGATGGATAACAAATTGCTGACAAAGTAACATGCAACATTCGATTCCTaattttctttcaaaaaaaaaaccccCCATCCCAATCCTAGTGTGTAATGTGTTCTCAGGAAAAAGAAACCATCCAAAAGATAGCACCATAATCAGTTTTTTACCATTCAAATAACGTTACCAGGTAAGACACCAGCTACGATTGCTGATTAATTATACAGTATTGAAGAAAGCCCCTGGGTTGCAATCTTGATGTCACTATCATTCACAGTTCTCTGCAATCATACACAAACGCCGAAGTGAAAAGAAACACCATCTTGGAAGATTGAGAGTCTGGTATACATAACTTTTTTTTAGATGGTGGAAATAATATCCCAGCCTGATGAGATGCTTTTGGCCAATCTGATATACATAAATGCCTTCTGGGAAAAGGGAAATGGGTCGAACTGACCTAGAAATACAAAGGAAAATATGGATCACATGTAGGTGAGAACAAATTCTAACCCCAACAGAGTTTCTATTTCTACTACTTTGCAGATGACTCCGTAATTCAGCTCAATATAGTCACTTTCGTGAAAATATCCCTTTGAAGCAGAGCACAAACAGTTTAACTTGGAAGACCCTCCTACATATCAAATCCATTATTAAATGCAAGTTTACATTCTTACACTAACGTATTAACCAGACAGGTAAAAGCATAGTTCACTATCAGAATCACTACTTATCCATCTACTGCAATATCCTAGGGCACACTTGGTACTAATTTTCCCTATTGATTCTGATCAGGATCCATCAAGTATTATCTTTTTCATCTTAAAAGCCATCAAGCATGTCTTACTATCTATGGCTACATAACGAAGTGTTTGTGACCCTAAAGCATACAGTATGAAGTTCACACTGTTTGGATACATAAAAATAGAACCATCTTTTATCTTGAGTCAGTAAGCAAAATAAAATGATCAGTATTTTCCTTGATCGATGGAAAGAATTAAAGGTGACCCGAACAATTATATAAAGCTATAGGTGACAACTGATACTGGATGAGAAAACTTCGAATGAAACAAAATGGTATATTTTTGACGGAACATTTCCCTACAGACAGCTACCTGACTATTTAGTGCTCCTGGCTAGTGGCTACTGAGCAACAGAATTCATAAAGAATAAAATCTTGTAACAAGAAAAGTGTATCTCGGAACAGGAAAAAAATCTTGTAAAAAGAGAATGGTGTGTGTATCTTTAAGTATGGCTAATATCATCTAATCCATGGAGTGTGGAAAGCAGTTACAAGAACATTTTAATGATATGTTTATTTGGCCAAGAGTATGTGTTAACAACACAGCTcccaataaaaatataaaaatcaGTACGGTGTATCAACTCATGGAGTTAATAAGGGCAATTGAAATAGTAGGTTAGCAACAAAGTGAATTGGGAAAACTTAATGGAATAGGAAAAGCACAAGAATTGAGGATCGTGTACATGATTGTTTAGGAATCCTAGAACAAGGGAATTCCTTAATAAAGTTGTTTGGATGGTTCACAAGAGTGATGCACACAGCACTGGCAAGAGAGAGATTCAAAGGAAATTTTCTTGAGATTGAACGTCAAGCTAAACTTCCACCAAACATATTATGTTGTATAGCAGCTTCATCCAAATCCTAGGAGTCACATAAGATTTCTGTTTTCCCATAGGATTCtgttcctgtgaaattcctataTTCCAAACCTAAACTTTATGGTTTCATGTACTAGAAATAGAATTATATGCCTGTCATAAAGTATAAACAATTATCACAGAACCGACTTCTGTTATTTAATTGCCTTAAATAAATGATTATACATAGCACGATTTCTTCTAAAGCTCTAAATTTCGACTTCATAACACAGTAAAATATTAACACACTTTAAGAAAAAAAGTTTTTTAATTAGATGCTATGCATCAATTCTAAATACACCTGGTTAAGCAAAGGGTTGTCTAAAGAACGTATTTCTATCATTGTGTATTTGATAATGACATACTCTGATACAAGAAAGCACAGGACGAAATCAATCTAACCAAGTTAAATCTTCAAGATGCCTGCAAAAGCTCCCTGATATCATACCCTTGCATCTGGAGCACAATAAGCACATTCATTAGTCTGATTGACTTCAAATAACCACATTTTAACCAGTCTGTTTAAGATTAGCTTAAACATATAACTTAAAAGTTAGATGTGTTGCCCCTACTCTGACCTGTACTCCAATGCTAAATGAATTGTACCTTAGAAGAAAAATAAGGGACTATAACAGAATAGCCAGAAAGATAAGATCTACCTGAAGAAAGGTTAGCAACAATATTACTCCAGAGTTCCAGACAGCATGTATGGCAATAGGAGTTAGAAGATTGCGAGTTTGAGCATATGAAAATCCTAAGACAACACCTGTGCACACAAAATGGATGGAGGAAATATAGTCAGCAATAAATGTCAAATCATGCTAACACAATAATTCTACATATTATATGTGATCTTTTCAGCGTGTTTGGTCTAACTATGTTAAGATACAAAGATTTAGATATTGCACATTCTTTTGTGGTTTTATGACTATTATAGATGTAACAATTACCAAGCACAAAAAGCTGTGGGAATTCTCCTGGTGTAAGATGAGCAAAGGCAAACATTGCAGCAGTGATAAGCACAGCATATGGAGTAGAGAACCTGCATCAGAACAGTTTATTCACAGCTTAAAAATAAAAGTTAGATCGAGCCATTTAAAACATCCTACTTCtgaagatgatttttttttttttgaaag encodes:
- the LOC136473280 gene encoding large ribosomal subunit protein eL34 codes for the protein MVQRLTYRKRHSYATKSNQTRVVKTPGGKLVYQYTKKRASGPKCPVTGKKIQGIPHLRPAEYKRSRLSRNRRTVNRPYGGVLSGIAVRERIIRAFLVEEQKIVKKVLKIQKTKDKTAAK
- the LOC136473282 gene encoding protein FEZ-like produces the protein MEERTNDINMEKSDEILMPGFRFHPTDEELVSFYLKRKIQQKPISIELIRQLDIYKFDPWDLPKLASTGEKEWYFYCPRDRKYRNSVRPNRVTAAGFWKATGTDRPIYSSEGTKCIGLKKSLVFYKGRAARGMKTDWMMHEFRLPSLTDPSLPKRPIDKTIPLNDSWTICRIFKKTSSMAQRALSHTWGTPLPGATEADMFTALQSVQASEFALESSLQVAPPAPAAQFTSRHGLHGQQQHKGNNPSLDGSSCKLINFNSSPSEEPQNFPITFPFEVHAAPQKAAAAGPIFFGAHPDHHLSGFVVDSSADVNGGIGDRSQDFSTRKPSNGFSTYSSDWGETAGRINFPFDLGADSSEWRCNIPWESFLTSPAAVQTELPH